In the Staphylococcus sp. IVB6240 genome, one interval contains:
- a CDS encoding O-methyltransferase → MENLNQSYFLGLQSYDSDLDQLRTFAETNKVPIVDQLSLDLVKQIIRIHQPKEILELGTAIGYSSMHFASVSPDVHVTTIERNEEMIDYAKSHFLQFGYTEQIRLIEEDAAQAFSMVNDRTYDMIFIDAAKAQSQKFFELYSPLLKEGGIIITDNVLYHGFVANIDIVRSRNVKQMVRKVQKFNQWLSEQSDFKTNFINMDDGLAISIKERKND, encoded by the coding sequence ATGGAAAATTTAAATCAATCTTATTTTTTAGGATTGCAATCGTATGATAGTGATTTAGATCAATTACGTACTTTTGCAGAAACAAATAAAGTGCCTATTGTTGATCAACTCTCACTGGATTTAGTGAAACAAATTATACGCATACATCAACCGAAAGAAATTTTAGAACTTGGTACAGCGATTGGCTATAGTAGCATGCATTTTGCGTCTGTTTCACCGGATGTTCATGTGACAACCATCGAACGTAATGAAGAAATGATTGACTATGCAAAATCTCATTTTTTACAGTTTGGATATACAGAGCAAATTAGATTGATTGAGGAAGATGCGGCACAAGCATTTTCAATGGTAAATGACCGTACATATGATATGATTTTTATCGATGCAGCAAAAGCACAGTCTCAAAAGTTTTTTGAGCTATATAGTCCTCTACTAAAAGAGGGTGGTATCATTATTACAGATAATGTACTTTACCATGGTTTTGTCGCGAATATTGATATTGTCCGTAGTCGCAATGTGAAACAAATGGTAAGGAAAGTGCAAAAATTTAATCAATGGCTAAGTGAACAATCTGATTTTAAAACAAATTTTATAAATATGGATGATGGTTTAGCTATTTCAATAAAGGAGCGCAAAAATGACTGA
- a CDS encoding peptidase U32 family protein encodes MTELLVTPKSLSHIETLIEKGADAFVIGEEKFGLRLAGEFNREQMKQAVNIIHAAGKKAYAAVNGIFHNYHIPAVEDYIKFLHEIRVDRIIFGDPAIVMIVKQQENPIPLHWNAETLVTNYFQCNYWGKRGASRAVLARELSLDEILNIKANADVEIEVQVHGMTCMFQSKRMLLGNYYTFQERQMKIEREDLDETTQLLLYDEERDNKYPVYEDYNGTHIMSPNDICLIEELAPLFEAGIDSLKIDGLLHTEEYINTVTEQYREAIDLYEEDPETYEDEKFMLVDPIEAIQPEHRPFDEGFYYKQTVY; translated from the coding sequence ATGACTGAATTATTAGTGACCCCAAAATCTCTCAGCCATATTGAAACTTTGATTGAAAAAGGTGCAGATGCCTTTGTAATCGGAGAAGAAAAATTCGGTTTACGTCTGGCTGGAGAATTTAATAGAGAACAAATGAAGCAAGCAGTTAATATCATTCATGCAGCTGGTAAAAAAGCATATGCTGCTGTAAATGGTATTTTTCATAATTATCATATCCCTGCTGTGGAAGATTATATTAAGTTTTTACATGAAATTCGTGTGGACCGTATTATTTTCGGTGACCCTGCAATTGTTATGATTGTAAAACAACAAGAAAACCCAATTCCACTTCATTGGAATGCTGAAACGCTTGTTACTAACTATTTCCAATGTAACTATTGGGGGAAACGTGGTGCAAGTCGTGCAGTGTTAGCACGTGAATTGAGCTTGGACGAAATTTTAAATATTAAAGCAAATGCTGATGTAGAAATTGAAGTTCAAGTACACGGTATGACTTGCATGTTCCAATCAAAACGTATGCTACTAGGGAACTACTATACTTTCCAAGAGCGTCAGATGAAAATTGAACGTGAAGATTTGGATGAAACAACACAATTACTTTTATATGATGAAGAACGTGACAATAAGTATCCTGTTTATGAAGATTACAATGGCACACATATTATGTCTCCAAACGATATCTGCTTAATTGAAGAATTAGCACCATTGTTTGAAGCAGGTATTGATAGTTTAAAAATTGATGGATTATTACACACGGAAGAATATATTAATACTGTGACAGAACAATATCGTGAAGCAATTGACCTATATGAAGAAGACCCTGAAACATATGAAGATGAGAAGTTTATGTTAGTGGATCCAATTGAAGCAATTCAACCTGAACACCGTCCATTTGACGAAGGATTCTACTATAAACAAACGGTATATTAA
- a CDS encoding U32 family peptidase — protein sequence MTVLEAVKSDAKPKIKKPELLAPAGNLEKLKIAIHYGADAVFLGGQEYGLRSNADNFTIEEIREGVEFANRYGAKVYITTNIIAHDENIEGLDEYLMQLEGTGATGIIVADPLIIETCKRVAPKLEIHLSTQQSLSNYKAVEYWKEEGLDRVVLARETGAMEMKEMKDKVDIEIEAFIHGAMCIAYSGRCTLSNHMTARDSNRGGCCQSCRWDYDLLTVDEDGELDVYYEDGEAVPFAMSPRDLKLIESIPNMMDLGIDSLKIEGRMKSIHYIATVVSVYRKVIDAYAADPENFKIKPEWLIELDKCANRDTVPAFFKGTPGYEEQMFGNESSKKSPYDFIGLVLAYDEETQIATIQQRNHFKPGQEVEFFGPEIETFTQVVEAIYDEEGNELDAARHPLQIVQIKVDRPIYVNNMMRKEV from the coding sequence ATGACGGTATTAGAAGCAGTAAAATCAGATGCGAAACCAAAAATTAAAAAACCAGAATTGCTTGCACCCGCTGGAAACTTAGAGAAATTAAAAATTGCCATCCATTATGGTGCAGATGCTGTATTTTTAGGTGGTCAAGAATATGGTTTGCGTTCAAATGCTGATAACTTCACAATTGAAGAAATTCGTGAAGGGGTAGAATTTGCAAATCGTTATGGTGCAAAAGTTTATATCACAACAAATATTATTGCTCATGATGAAAATATTGAAGGCCTTGATGAATACTTAATGCAGTTAGAAGGAACAGGTGCAACGGGTATTATCGTAGCAGACCCATTAATTATTGAAACATGTAAACGTGTGGCACCAAAACTTGAAATTCACTTATCAACACAACAGTCTTTAAGTAACTACAAAGCGGTTGAATATTGGAAAGAAGAAGGATTAGACCGTGTCGTACTTGCACGTGAAACAGGTGCAATGGAAATGAAAGAAATGAAAGACAAAGTCGATATCGAGATCGAAGCGTTTATTCATGGTGCAATGTGTATCGCATATTCAGGACGTTGTACATTAAGTAACCATATGACAGCGCGTGACTCTAACCGTGGTGGTTGCTGTCAAAGTTGCCGTTGGGATTATGATCTTCTAACAGTTGATGAAGATGGAGAATTAGACGTTTATTACGAAGATGGTGAAGCAGTGCCATTCGCAATGAGCCCACGAGACTTAAAATTAATCGAATCTATTCCAAATATGATGGATTTAGGAATCGATTCTTTAAAAATTGAAGGTCGTATGAAGTCTATTCATTATATTGCTACAGTTGTATCAGTATATCGTAAAGTAATCGATGCTTATGCAGCAGATCCAGAAAACTTTAAAATTAAACCGGAATGGTTAATTGAACTTGATAAATGTGCAAACCGTGATACAGTACCTGCATTCTTTAAAGGAACACCTGGTTATGAGGAGCAAATGTTTGGTAATGAATCTTCTAAGAAATCACCATATGACTTTATCGGACTTGTGTTAGCCTATGATGAGGAAACACAAATTGCAACGATTCAGCAACGTAACCATTTCAAACCAGGTCAAGAAGTTGAATTCTTTGGACCTGAGATTGAAACGTTCACACAAGTAGTAGAAGCAATCTACGATGAAGAAGGTAATGAGCTTGATGCTGCGCGTCACCCATTACAAATCGTTCAAATTAAAGTTGATCGTCCAATCTATGTAAATAATATGATGAGAAAAGAGGTATAG
- the udk gene encoding uridine kinase codes for MAPTTIIGIAGGSGSGKTSVTNKIMNNLEGHSVALIEQDYYYKDQSHLTFEERLKTNYDHPFAFDNDLLIQNLRDLCAGNEVEVPTYDYTNHTRSEKTIAFQPKDVIIVEGIFALENEELRNLMDVKIYVDTDADLRILRRLLRDTRERGRTMDSVIDQYLSVVRPMHNQFIEPTKKFADIIIPEGGSNKVAIDIMTTKIQALVQKKD; via the coding sequence ATGGCGCCTACAACAATTATTGGTATAGCTGGTGGCTCAGGTTCCGGAAAAACTTCAGTCACTAATAAGATTATGAATAATTTAGAAGGCCATAGTGTGGCATTGATTGAGCAGGATTATTATTATAAAGATCAGTCTCATCTTACATTTGAGGAACGCCTTAAAACGAATTATGATCATCCATTTGCATTCGATAATGATTTATTAATTCAGAATTTAAGAGATTTATGTGCAGGTAATGAAGTTGAAGTGCCTACGTATGATTACACTAATCACACGAGAAGTGAGAAAACCATTGCATTTCAACCTAAAGATGTTATTATCGTAGAAGGTATATTTGCGCTTGAAAACGAAGAACTCCGCAATCTGATGGATGTGAAGATTTATGTCGATACAGATGCTGACCTACGTATTTTAAGACGCTTATTACGAGATACACGAGAGCGTGGTCGTACAATGGACTCAGTCATTGACCAGTATCTTAGCGTCGTTCGCCCAATGCATAATCAATTTATCGAGCCAACGAAGAAGTTTGCAGATATTATTATTCCAGAGGGTGGTAGTAATAAGGTAGCTATCGACATTATGACAACAAAGATTCAAGCACTCGTTCAGAAGAAAGATTAA
- the greA gene encoding transcription elongation factor GreA, which translates to MENQKQYPMTQEGFEKLEQELEELKTVKRPEVVEKIKVARSFGDLSENSEYDAAKDEQGFIEQDIQRIETMLRHALIIEDTGDNNVVQIGKTVTFVELPGDDEESYQIVGSAEADAFNGKISNESPMAQALIGKHLNEEVRVPLPNGGEMNVKITKIQ; encoded by the coding sequence ATGGAAAACCAAAAACAATATCCAATGACACAAGAAGGTTTTGAAAAACTTGAGCAAGAATTAGAAGAGTTAAAAACCGTTAAACGACCTGAAGTAGTTGAAAAAATTAAGGTTGCTCGTAGCTTTGGTGACTTGTCTGAGAACTCTGAGTATGATGCTGCAAAAGATGAGCAAGGTTTCATTGAGCAAGATATTCAACGTATTGAAACAATGTTACGTCACGCATTAATCATTGAAGATACTGGCGATAACAATGTTGTTCAAATTGGTAAAACTGTTACATTTGTTGAATTACCAGGTGATGACGAAGAAAGTTACCAAATCGTTGGTTCAGCTGAAGCGGACGCATTCAATGGTAAAATTTCAAATGAATCACCAATGGCGCAAGCTTTAATTGGCAAACACTTAAATGAAGAAGTTCGTGTACCACTTCCAAACGGTGGAGAAATGAACGTTAAAATTACAAAAATTCAATAA
- the pxpB gene encoding 5-oxoprolinase subunit PxpB, whose product MQFKQISEQSFMIYFDAQINEEIFSEVNAVSDYLKSLEHPYIQEIVPSYRAILVYFDGISITYEALLEELELSTYVLSATEVNQPRRIVNIPVLYGGKWGPDLEYVAEYHKLSVEEVIQYHIEGYYLVYMIGFMPGFPFLGGLNARIHTPRKEEPRLKIPAGSVGIANNQTGLYPADSPGGWQIIGRTPIDVFDLKRDPKILYQPGDKIKFYAINEEEFLHIQKYVEKGRLNYDEWVRIGYEH is encoded by the coding sequence ATGCAATTTAAACAAATTAGTGAACAATCTTTTATGATATATTTTGATGCACAGATAAATGAAGAAATATTCAGTGAAGTTAATGCTGTATCTGATTATTTGAAGTCATTGGAGCATCCATATATCCAAGAGATTGTACCATCATATCGAGCGATTCTTGTCTATTTTGATGGTATCTCAATCACTTATGAAGCATTATTAGAAGAGCTTGAGCTATCTACATATGTTTTATCTGCGACGGAAGTCAATCAACCAAGACGTATCGTCAATATTCCTGTCTTGTATGGTGGGAAATGGGGTCCTGATTTAGAATATGTCGCAGAATATCATAAGTTATCAGTAGAAGAAGTGATTCAATATCATATTGAAGGTTATTATCTTGTTTATATGATTGGATTTATGCCTGGTTTTCCATTCTTAGGTGGTTTAAATGCTCGCATTCATACACCACGTAAAGAAGAACCACGTTTAAAAATTCCAGCTGGTTCAGTGGGTATTGCGAACAATCAAACAGGATTGTACCCTGCAGATTCTCCAGGTGGATGGCAAATTATAGGACGCACACCAATCGATGTCTTTGACTTAAAACGTGATCCTAAGATTCTTTACCAACCTGGCGATAAAATTAAATTTTATGCGATCAACGAAGAAGAGTTTCTACATATTCAAAAATATGTAGAAAAAGGACGATTAAATTATGATGAGTGGGTGAGAATCGGCTATGAGCATTAA
- a CDS encoding biotin-dependent carboxyltransferase family protein → MSIKILKPGLFTTVQDLGRFGHQSEGFSPAGVMDRPSYEILNALLETEQQPALEITMIGPKIKFLSQNLFAITGAEFSATLNGEPIPHQTAIKAEDGDVLDLGAAKEGMRAYIGFAEQLDIPLVEGSYATHTRTHVGGYKGRVLKENDIIATRGTNMDISLIGRSSDFRSFSANSELPIGIMDGPQLEAFSKRTIAEIEHIEFEVSESSDRMGYRLKGGSIKPMESADIISEPVALGSIQVPKDGNPIILLNDRQTVGGYTKIGTVIDSDIVDIIQKRPGEKVQFEWVTFNEANEILARKGRKLADAKEKLRRYPKRYLKNIRPTQRKIKSVLKGDSIPWT, encoded by the coding sequence ATGAGCATTAAAATATTAAAGCCAGGATTATTTACAACTGTTCAAGATTTAGGGCGTTTTGGGCATCAATCTGAAGGGTTCTCTCCTGCAGGTGTGATGGACAGACCAAGTTATGAAATTTTAAATGCATTGCTTGAAACAGAACAACAACCTGCACTAGAAATCACAATGATCGGTCCAAAAATTAAATTCTTATCACAAAATTTATTCGCGATTACAGGTGCAGAATTTTCAGCGACACTAAATGGAGAACCCATTCCACATCAAACTGCGATTAAAGCAGAAGATGGTGATGTTTTAGACTTAGGGGCTGCCAAAGAAGGTATGCGCGCGTATATCGGTTTTGCTGAACAATTAGATATTCCATTAGTAGAAGGAAGCTATGCCACACACACACGTACACATGTTGGGGGTTATAAAGGACGCGTGTTAAAAGAAAATGACATTATCGCAACACGTGGTACAAATATGGATATCAGCTTGATTGGACGTTCAAGCGACTTTAGAAGTTTTAGTGCGAATAGCGAGTTACCCATAGGCATTATGGATGGACCACAGTTAGAGGCATTTTCAAAGCGCACCATTGCTGAAATAGAACATATTGAGTTTGAAGTGTCAGAAAGTTCGGACCGCATGGGATATCGTTTAAAAGGTGGTTCCATCAAACCAATGGAAAGTGCAGATATTATTTCTGAACCCGTTGCACTCGGAAGTATACAAGTACCAAAAGATGGTAACCCGATAATTTTATTAAATGATCGTCAAACTGTTGGTGGTTATACAAAGATTGGTACTGTGATAGATAGCGATATTGTAGATATTATTCAAAAGCGACCGGGTGAAAAGGTTCAATTTGAGTGGGTCACTTTCAATGAAGCAAATGAAATTCTTGCACGAAAAGGGCGTAAACTTGCTGATGCTAAAGAAAAGCTAAGAAGGTATCCGAAACGTTATTTAAAAAATATACGACCAACACAACGTAAAATTAAAAGCGTATTAAAAGGAGATAGTATACCATGGACTTAA
- a CDS encoding biotin/lipoyl-containing protein, with amino-acid sequence MDLKQIEQTLTLLKTYGVKHFRYGDEDMELELDLPATQQSEDYQVAPQAPVQTAPQVAQTQEETSEDTFKEIRSQMIGTFYLQDEKELTKPVIKVGDVIQKGDIIGYVEAMKVMNEVTADESGEIVEILVDHGENIEHNQCIVKLK; translated from the coding sequence ATGGACTTAAAACAAATCGAACAAACACTTACTTTATTAAAAACATACGGTGTCAAACACTTCCGATATGGTGATGAAGATATGGAGTTAGAGCTTGATTTACCTGCAACACAACAGAGTGAAGACTATCAAGTGGCACCACAAGCACCGGTTCAAACAGCACCACAAGTAGCACAAACTCAAGAAGAAACATCAGAAGATACATTTAAAGAAATCCGTTCTCAAATGATTGGTACATTCTATCTACAAGATGAAAAAGAATTAACAAAACCAGTCATTAAAGTTGGCGATGTGATTCAAAAAGGGGACATCATTGGCTATGTTGAAGCGATGAAAGTGATGAACGAGGTAACAGCTGATGAAAGTGGCGAAATTGTAGAAATCCTTGTAGATCATGGTGAAAATATTGAACATAACCAATGCATCGTTAAATTAAAATAA
- a CDS encoding acetyl-CoA carboxylase biotin carboxylase subunit, which translates to MYRVLVANRGEIAVRIIRALREMNMESVAVYAVGDEDSLHVKLADQAVCIGNANPLDSYLNIHNILSAAEITNANAVHPGYGFLSESPVFAEKVENEGLYFIGPTKTTMELMGDKITARQTVDQAGVPIIPGSKSSVESVDEVKELAESLGYPLVLKAASGGGGKGIRIVKDESMLEQAFKEAKSEGNKYFNDDRVYVEAFIPVAKHVEVQVLGDGETNFIHLGERDCSVQRKNQKLIEESPCSALTPEKREKMCNDAVKVARASNYRSAGTIEFLVTEDAYYFIEMNARIQVEHTVTEMRTNVDLVCEQLRIMQNGTLSLRQEDIPFEGHVIEARINAENPEQAFRPTPGTVQRLHLPQGFNVRVDSLLYSGYTVSSYYDSLVAKVIVKGDNREHAINKLKVTLDEMIIDGFTTTADFLYAVLSYPPYCEGDASEVDIKFLERHDIIKGVQHG; encoded by the coding sequence ATGTATCGAGTATTAGTCGCAAATAGAGGTGAAATCGCAGTAAGAATCATCCGTGCATTACGGGAAATGAATATGGAATCTGTTGCGGTGTACGCTGTAGGCGATGAAGATAGCTTACATGTGAAACTGGCAGACCAAGCTGTTTGTATTGGGAATGCAAATCCATTAGACAGTTACTTAAATATTCATAATATCCTTTCAGCTGCTGAAATCACGAATGCAAATGCGGTTCACCCTGGTTATGGCTTTTTATCTGAAAGTCCAGTTTTTGCTGAAAAAGTTGAAAATGAAGGCTTATATTTTATCGGCCCAACAAAAACAACGATGGAGTTAATGGGGGATAAAATCACTGCACGTCAAACGGTGGACCAAGCAGGTGTTCCGATTATTCCAGGCTCTAAATCATCTGTTGAATCTGTCGATGAAGTGAAAGAACTAGCAGAGTCATTAGGCTATCCACTTGTATTAAAAGCAGCAAGTGGTGGTGGCGGTAAAGGGATCCGTATTGTCAAAGATGAAAGTATGTTAGAACAGGCGTTTAAAGAAGCAAAAAGTGAAGGAAATAAATACTTTAATGATGATCGTGTTTATGTTGAGGCATTTATTCCTGTTGCTAAGCACGTAGAGGTACAAGTGCTTGGTGATGGTGAAACAAACTTCATTCACCTTGGAGAACGTGACTGTTCTGTACAGCGTAAAAATCAAAAATTAATTGAAGAATCACCATGTAGTGCTTTAACGCCAGAAAAGCGTGAAAAAATGTGTAATGATGCGGTAAAAGTGGCACGAGCATCAAACTACCGCAGTGCTGGTACAATTGAATTTTTAGTGACTGAAGATGCGTATTATTTCATTGAGATGAATGCACGTATTCAAGTAGAACATACCGTTACTGAAATGCGTACAAATGTTGACCTTGTGTGTGAACAGTTACGCATTATGCAGAATGGCACATTGTCATTGAGACAAGAGGATATTCCATTTGAAGGTCATGTTATCGAAGCACGTATTAATGCTGAGAATCCAGAACAAGCATTTAGACCGACACCAGGAACTGTTCAAAGATTACATTTGCCACAAGGATTTAATGTACGTGTTGACTCACTCCTTTATAGTGGTTATACTGTGTCATCATATTATGATTCTTTGGTTGCTAAAGTCATCGTCAAAGGAGATAATCGTGAACATGCTATCAACAAGTTAAAAGTGACATTGGATGAAATGATTATCGATGGTTTTACAACAACTGCAGACTTCTTATATGCTGTGCTATCTTATCCACCATACTGTGAAGGAGATGCAAGTGAAGTCGACATTAAGTTTTTAGAGCGTCATGATATTATCAAGGGGGTTCAACATGGTTAA
- the pxpA gene encoding 5-oxoprolinase subunit PxpA: protein MVKVDLNCDLGESFGNYKVGNDEEVLPLITSANVACGFHAGDENVMAQTVKYAKQHHVSVGVHPGFPDLQGFGRRNLDMSPEEIYHMMVYQIGALKAFCEIEGVELNHVKPHGALYQMGAKNREIAHAIAKAVYAVDPNFYLVGLSNSIQLEEAEKIGLPTASEVFADRRYEKDGQLVSRRKPGALIEDAQEAIQQVVRMVTEGKTTAITGEEIDIKADTICVHGDGAHALEFVRQIREQLSEVGVKIIKIGG, encoded by the coding sequence ATGGTTAAAGTAGATTTGAACTGTGACTTAGGTGAAAGTTTTGGTAACTACAAAGTTGGTAATGACGAAGAAGTATTACCACTCATTACATCTGCAAATGTTGCCTGTGGTTTTCATGCAGGCGATGAAAATGTTATGGCACAAACAGTTAAATATGCGAAACAGCATCATGTGAGTGTAGGGGTTCACCCAGGCTTTCCTGATTTACAAGGTTTTGGCCGTCGCAATTTAGACATGTCACCTGAAGAAATCTATCACATGATGGTTTATCAAATTGGGGCATTGAAGGCATTTTGTGAAATTGAAGGTGTCGAGTTGAATCATGTTAAACCACATGGCGCACTTTATCAAATGGGTGCGAAAAACCGAGAAATTGCACATGCCATTGCCAAGGCTGTATATGCAGTCGATCCAAATTTTTATCTCGTTGGTTTATCAAACTCAATTCAACTAGAAGAAGCAGAAAAAATCGGATTACCAACAGCGTCTGAGGTTTTTGCAGACCGACGTTATGAAAAAGATGGTCAATTAGTAAGTAGAAGAAAACCAGGTGCACTGATTGAAGATGCGCAAGAAGCGATTCAACAAGTAGTACGCATGGTGACAGAAGGTAAAACAACAGCCATTACTGGTGAAGAAATCGACATTAAAGCAGACACAATTTGTGTGCATGGAGATGGTGCACACGCATTAGAATTTGTAAGACAAATTAGAGAGCAACTTTCAGAAGTTGGGGTCAAGAT